A part of Rhinolophus ferrumequinum isolate MPI-CBG mRhiFer1 chromosome 11, mRhiFer1_v1.p, whole genome shotgun sequence genomic DNA contains:
- the TAF1D gene encoding TATA box-binding protein-associated factor RNA polymerase I subunit D encodes MDSLDYVTASDSAMEIDNQSDNSSSGSSLFKTQCVPHSPKRRQRNTIRKFVHSPESVEARDSSSDSSFEPRPLTLKAIFERLKKKKYKKRKYKPTGRPRGRPEGRKNTRRSQINKQFKAKGPGFPFLESENGRKSLPWRKILSFEQAVARGFFNYLEKLKYEYHLKESLKQMNVGEDLEKEDLDSRRYKYLDDDGSLSPIEESAGEDEVATNLEHDDECDIKLVADNYFIISSEFPKMNVYLDQELSEEAAVFKKNKSKSIGQKTQ; translated from the exons ATGGATTCTCTTGACTATGTAACAGCATCTGATTCAGCTATGGAAATTGACAATCAAAG TGATAACTCTTCCTCTGGTAGCAGCTTATTTAAAACTCAGTGTGTTCCTCACTCACCTAAACGGAGGCAAAGAAACACAATTAGAAAGTTTGTTCATTCACCTGAAAGTGTTGAAGCAAGAGATTCATCTAGTGACTCATCTTTTGAACCAAGACCATTgactttaaaagctatttttgaaagactgaaaaaaaagaagtataaaaagaggaaatataagCCAACGGGAAGACCAAGGGGAAgaccagaaggaaggaaaaacactaGAAGgtcacaaataaataaacaatttaaagcTAAAGGACCTGGGTTCCCATTTTTAGAatcagagaatgggagaaaatcaCTACCTTGGAGAAAAATTTTAAGCTTTGAG CAAGCAGTGGCAAGAGGATTTTTTAACTACCTTGAAAAACTGAAGTATGAATACCACCTGAAGGAATCCTTGAAACAGATGAATGTTGGtgaagatttagaaaaagaagaccTTGATAGTCGTAGGTATAAATACTTGGATGACGATGGATCTCTCTCTCCTATTGAAGAGTCAGC AGGAGAGGATGAGGTTGCAACAAATCTTGAACATGATGACGAATGTGATATTAAATTGGTG GCggataattatttcataataagtTCTGAATTCCCAAAGATGAATGTATATTTAGACCAAGAACTCAGTGAAGAGGCTGCtgtgtttaaaaagaataagTCAAAAAGCATTGGACAGAAGACACaatga